From the genome of Acidobacteriota bacterium, one region includes:
- a CDS encoding SDR family oxidoreductase, whose protein sequence is MSPPFYSLITGASSGIGECFARQLAARGKNVLLVARSGHKLETLGSELKTKHTILAEPLEIDLSVPGAGGQLARQVNQRGYAIDLLVNNAGFGARGKFWELPFDQQTSLMRLQIEALMELTYHLLPGMIERQNGGIINVSSMTGFQPIPYATAYAATKAFMSSFSMAIREELRPYKVAVVTLCPGGTRTNFVNIGAREGRHKFPGGPQPPEEVVNDALMQLQQGGGLVVPRLVNKASIFAQRFLPRETVARLLARMSKP, encoded by the coding sequence ATGAGTCCTCCCTTTTACTCACTGATTACCGGCGCGTCAAGCGGCATCGGAGAATGTTTTGCCCGTCAGCTCGCTGCGCGTGGGAAGAATGTACTCCTGGTTGCACGCTCTGGCCACAAACTCGAGACTCTGGGAAGCGAACTCAAGACTAAACACACCATTCTCGCCGAACCTCTGGAAATAGACTTGAGCGTGCCCGGGGCAGGCGGACAACTTGCCCGGCAGGTCAATCAGCGCGGGTATGCAATCGACCTCCTTGTCAATAACGCAGGCTTCGGCGCCCGAGGGAAGTTCTGGGAACTGCCCTTCGATCAACAAACGAGCTTGATGCGCCTGCAAATAGAGGCCCTGATGGAGCTAACTTACCACCTTCTGCCGGGGATGATTGAACGGCAAAATGGCGGAATCATCAATGTTTCATCGATGACAGGCTTTCAGCCGATTCCATACGCAACAGCATATGCTGCTACAAAAGCCTTTATGAGCAGCTTCTCGATGGCGATTCGGGAAGAGTTGAGGCCTTACAAGGTGGCTGTGGTAACACTCTGCCCCGGCGGCACACGAACCAATTTTGTGAACATCGGCGCGCGCGAGGGACGCCACAAGTTTCCGGGCGGCCCGCAGCCACCTGAGGAAGTGGTCAATGACGCGCTCATGCAGCTCCAGCAAGGCGGTGGGCTGGTGGTGCCGCGTTTGGTTAATAAGGCCAGCATTTTCGCACAACGGTTCCTTCCACGCGAAACTGTTGCCAGGCTCCTGGCCAGGATGAGCAAGCCCTGA